From the Thermodesulfobacteriota bacterium genome, one window contains:
- a CDS encoding S24 family peptidase — MRKTVAEIINTIKNMKNLSNDYEVAGLIGISSGALSNAKKRNSVSFFDELVKFCDRENLSLDFIRYTPPTIKTIIDPGGFVPEKNSGLLEVGVYSMENADKVNCSDTEPVGTVVIPKDLVQDENIVIRVAGDSMEKLLMKGANAVIDTNEKELISGSVYAFKIPHEGNIVRECYSEPQGLSLIPYNKNYPKAQVDWNDFNPDMIIGKVSCSVLNVFR; from the coding sequence ATGCGTAAGACAGTTGCAGAAATAATTAACACTATTAAAAATATGAAGAATTTGAGCAATGACTATGAAGTAGCGGGCTTGATAGGGATCAGTAGTGGTGCACTATCTAATGCTAAAAAACGTAACAGCGTTTCGTTTTTTGACGAACTCGTTAAATTTTGTGATCGAGAGAATCTATCTTTAGACTTTATACGATATACCCCGCCAACGATTAAAACGATAATTGATCCCGGGGGATTTGTACCTGAAAAAAATAGTGGTCTACTTGAGGTAGGTGTATATTCAATGGAAAATGCGGACAAAGTAAATTGTTCTGATACAGAACCGGTAGGAACCGTAGTGATACCAAAGGACCTAGTTCAAGATGAGAACATAGTAATCAGAGTTGCCGGAGATTCTATGGAGAAACTACTCATGAAAGGAGCTAATGCTGTAATCGATACCAATGAGAAAGAACTCATATCAGGCAGTGTTTATGCGTTTAAAATTCCTCATGAGGGCAATATTGTAAGGGAATGCTATTCAGAGCCACAAGGACTTAGTTTAATCCCATACAACAAGAATTACCCAAAAGCTCAGGTTGATTGGAATGACTTTAATCCTGATATGATAATTGGCAAGGTATCTTGCAGTGTCCTAAATGTTTTTAGATAA
- a CDS encoding DoxX family protein: MVRDILKTDNGDWAALVARVFLGIVILPHGLQKLLGMFGGYGFSATVEYFSSAGIPSVIGILIVLGESFGALFLIFGLISRISAAAIGIIMIGAILIVHGQHGFFMNWFGSQAGEGFEYHMLAIGLSIAVIIRGGGKLAIDTELLKMVKR; encoded by the coding sequence ATAGTAAGAGATATTTTAAAGACTGACAATGGCGACTGGGCAGCCCTAGTTGCAAGAGTGTTTTTGGGAATAGTGATATTGCCCCATGGATTGCAGAAGCTTCTTGGAATGTTTGGAGGATATGGTTTTTCGGCAACCGTGGAATATTTCTCAAGTGCCGGAATACCAAGTGTGATTGGGATACTTATTGTGTTGGGTGAGTCTTTTGGTGCTTTATTTTTAATATTTGGACTCATTAGCCGCATTTCTGCAGCAGCAATTGGCATTATTATGATTGGTGCAATATTGATTGTTCATGGTCAGCATGGATTTTTTATGAATTGGTTTGGTTCACAGGCTGGCGAGGGCTTTGAGTATCACATGCTTGCAATAGGTCTAAGTATCGCTGTAATTATTCGCGGCGGAGGCAAATTGGCCATAGATACTGAGTTGTTGAAAATGGTAAAAAGATAA
- a CDS encoding MarR family transcriptional regulator, which translates to MTNSESDNRKWTETEASAWIGLVQAQQSLIDKVEDELKKNGFPCLSWYDVLWELERSENGRLRLNDLGNKVLLDKYSVTRLAQRLEEEGLVQRGQCPNDGRGITAQITNKGKKLRKQMWPIYEKVVRENFLCKFNKKELKELKNFIERIKASGLDQDVD; encoded by the coding sequence ATGACAAATAGTGAAAGCGACAACAGAAAATGGACTGAAACTGAAGCAAGTGCTTGGATAGGGCTCGTTCAGGCACAGCAGAGCTTAATAGATAAGGTAGAGGATGAACTTAAAAAAAATGGTTTCCCCTGCCTTAGCTGGTATGATGTGCTCTGGGAGCTGGAACGATCTGAAAACGGAAGACTCAGGTTAAATGACCTGGGAAACAAAGTACTGCTGGATAAATATAGCGTCACCAGATTGGCACAAAGGCTTGAAGAAGAGGGTCTTGTGCAAAGAGGTCAGTGCCCGAATGACGGACGAGGGATAACTGCTCAAATAACCAATAAGGGCAAAAAGCTACGAAAACAGATGTGGCCAATATATGAGAAGGTGGTGAGAGAGAACTTTCTATGCAAGTTCAATAAGAAGGAGCTTAAAGAGCTTAAGAATTTCATTGAACGAATAAAGGCCAGTGGCCTAGACCAAGATGTTGATTAA
- a CDS encoding peroxidase family protein: protein MERVFRFNSLLILVLLFFVVSGCSGDGNNNNTEIRTIDGSDNNLQNPFMGATFTELIRYVFSAYEDGISQMPQQGLPSPRLVSNFVCDQEALFPNPFNASDYLWQWGQFVDHDMDFTNTADPAEHADIAVPPGDLFFDPFDTGTQVITFERSVFNNLSGTATDNPRQQINTITAWIDASNVYGSDANRASALRTNDGTGMLKTSAGNLLPFNTEGLPNDGGDDDPSLFLAGDFRANEQVGLTAMHTLFVREHNRYVSELALQRPGLSGDELYERGRRFVGALMQVITYNEFLPSLLGPGALSTYDGYNPNVDASIANIFSTAAYRFGHSMLNPVLQRLDENLNVIPQGNLELRDAFFTPQTIIDQGGIEPLLRGLAKQAAQRVDPLIIDDVRNFLFGPPGSGGFDLAALNMQRGRDHGLPRYNDVREQMGLSRAAEFSDVSSDPQIQTNLEDAYGNVDSIDLWVGGLSEDPIAGSHVGELFQLILKTQFEALRDGDRFWYERELSGNELAEVEATTLSDVIKRNTSIDTELQNNVFIVE from the coding sequence ATGGAGAGAGTATTCAGGTTTAATTCCCTGTTAATTTTAGTATTGCTTTTTTTTGTTGTATCTGGTTGCAGTGGGGATGGAAATAACAACAATACAGAAATTAGGACAATTGACGGCTCAGATAACAATCTACAAAACCCTTTTATGGGCGCGACATTTACCGAGCTAATTAGATATGTGTTTTCAGCCTATGAAGACGGGATTTCACAGATGCCTCAGCAAGGTCTACCAAGTCCTAGGCTAGTTAGTAATTTTGTTTGCGATCAAGAGGCTCTATTTCCTAATCCTTTTAATGCAAGTGATTATCTATGGCAATGGGGTCAATTTGTAGACCATGATATGGATTTTACTAATACCGCAGATCCAGCAGAGCATGCAGATATAGCTGTTCCGCCAGGCGATTTATTTTTTGATCCATTTGATACTGGCACGCAGGTTATAACTTTCGAACGATCCGTTTTTAACAATCTATCAGGCACAGCTACTGATAATCCGAGACAACAGATTAATACAATTACAGCATGGATAGATGCATCTAACGTATATGGTTCCGATGCAAATAGAGCGTCTGCTCTTAGAACAAATGACGGTACTGGAATGCTTAAAACCAGCGCTGGTAATCTACTTCCTTTTAATACCGAAGGTTTACCAAATGACGGAGGGGATGATGACCCTTCTTTATTTTTAGCTGGTGATTTTAGAGCTAATGAACAAGTTGGCCTTACTGCTATGCACACATTGTTTGTTAGAGAGCATAATAGATATGTTTCTGAGCTTGCTTTGCAAAGGCCCGGATTAAGCGGGGATGAACTCTACGAAAGGGGCAGGCGTTTTGTAGGAGCATTAATGCAGGTAATAACTTACAATGAATTTCTTCCTTCTCTTCTAGGACCTGGGGCACTATCAACATATGATGGATATAATCCGAATGTCGACGCCTCTATAGCTAATATATTTTCAACAGCTGCCTACCGGTTTGGGCACAGTATGTTAAATCCAGTTTTACAGAGACTTGATGAAAATTTGAATGTAATCCCCCAGGGTAATTTAGAACTCAGAGACGCATTCTTTACTCCTCAAACTATAATTGATCAGGGCGGGATTGAGCCTTTACTACGGGGTTTGGCCAAGCAAGCTGCTCAACGTGTAGATCCTCTCATAATTGATGATGTCCGAAATTTTCTATTTGGCCCTCCTGGCTCAGGTGGATTTGATTTAGCAGCTCTTAACATGCAAAGGGGTAGGGATCATGGTCTTCCTAGATACAATGACGTAAGGGAGCAGATGGGTCTTAGCAGAGCTGCAGAATTTAGCGATGTAAGCTCTGATCCGCAGATTCAAACTAACCTTGAAGATGCTTACGGCAATGTGGATAGCATAGATTTATGGGTAGGCGGTTTGTCTGAAGATCCTATTGCTGGATCGCATGTGGGCGAGCTTTTTCAGCTTATTTTAAAGACTCAGTTTGAAGCACTTCGTGATGGGGATCGTTTTTGGTACGAGCGCGAATTGAGCGGCAATGAGCTTGCAGAAGTAGAGGCAACTACACTTTCAGATGTTATAAAGAGAAACACCTCAATAGATACAGAGCTTCAAAATAATGTTTTTATTGTAGAGTGA
- a CDS encoding Kazal-type serine protease inhibitor family protein codes for MSYFKAISWIFVILFIFTLGCANDSSEEGTGTQEVVEPADETGIVETEQGPELCGGIENLLCAEGQFCDLPAGQCKTEQAQGTCLFQPQVCTKDYRPVCGCDGRTYGNDCGRISAGVSKDYDGECKESAGY; via the coding sequence ATGAGCTACTTTAAAGCTATTTCATGGATATTTGTTATTTTATTTATATTCACACTTGGATGTGCCAATGACAGTAGCGAAGAAGGAACAGGAACTCAAGAGGTTGTAGAGCCCGCTGACGAGACTGGAATTGTCGAAACCGAGCAGGGTCCAGAGCTTTGCGGAGGTATAGAAAACCTATTATGTGCTGAAGGACAGTTCTGTGATTTGCCGGCTGGGCAGTGCAAGACTGAACAAGCACAGGGTACATGTTTATTTCAGCCGCAGGTTTGTACCAAGGATTATAGGCCTGTGTGCGGTTGTGACGGTAGAACATATGGTAATGACTGCGGCAGAATAAGCGCTGGAGTCTCAAAAGACTATGACGGCGAGTGTAAAGAATCCGCTGGATATTAG
- a CDS encoding potassium channel family protein — translation MSSMIKYILSISAPLLKRIRKKRFTYLVISLLLLIIAYPYVQGDMGGQLLLSFFTTIVMILSIIAVGDKRHHTIIALVLSAPWFLLLLLQFPLIPVDTTQIVKDEIVFAFLLFGYATYRIFMHIINSREVTAEILSASVCVYILIGLTFATLYYFIETFYPGSFIDTDGNALESGPDFLFFSYVTLTTVGYGNIEAITNQARSLASLEALTGQLYLTIMVARLVGLHISKPKSKESTA, via the coding sequence ATGAGTAGTATGATTAAATATATTCTAAGCATAAGTGCGCCCTTACTAAAGCGGATTAGGAAGAAAAGATTCACTTATCTCGTTATATCTCTATTACTTTTAATTATTGCTTATCCTTATGTGCAGGGTGACATGGGCGGGCAACTTCTTCTTAGCTTTTTTACTACAATTGTTATGATACTGTCGATTATAGCAGTCGGAGATAAAAGACATCATACAATAATTGCATTAGTACTATCTGCACCTTGGTTTTTATTATTGTTACTTCAGTTCCCACTTATTCCTGTTGATACAACTCAGATTGTGAAAGATGAGATAGTATTTGCATTTCTACTATTTGGATATGCTACATACAGAATATTTATGCATATAATCAACAGCCGAGAAGTAACTGCAGAAATTTTATCGGCATCTGTTTGTGTCTATATACTGATTGGCCTTACATTTGCGACGCTATACTATTTCATAGAAACATTCTATCCAGGCTCATTTATCGATACTGATGGAAATGCTCTTGAAAGCGGTCCTGATTTTCTGTTTTTCAGTTACGTAACGCTTACAACAGTGGGTTATGGAAACATTGAAGCCATTACAAATCAAGCCCGTTCACTGGCCTCGCTTGAAGCCCTTACCGGTCAGCTTTATCTGACTATTATGGTAGCTAGACTGGTCGGACTTCATATATCTAAACCTAAGTCGAAGGAGTCTACCGCATAG
- a CDS encoding nuclear transport factor 2 family protein gives MDRYKIEAEVLERSRKWIQDFNNKNVKACVDAYTADAVMNARPMGTFNGIGEIEGFWKPFIESGAGELEYSNVVVAVENENTVLLRADWTMNIGRGVVIQERWVKKNGKWHLEHDDFEVQEQY, from the coding sequence ATGGACAGATATAAAATTGAGGCAGAAGTATTAGAACGCAGCCGAAAATGGATACAGGATTTTAATAATAAAAACGTAAAAGCTTGTGTGGATGCTTATACTGCAGATGCTGTAATGAATGCTAGGCCAATGGGCACATTCAATGGAATAGGTGAGATCGAAGGCTTTTGGAAACCTTTTATTGAATCCGGTGCTGGGGAACTAGAATATAGTAACGTTGTAGTGGCAGTTGAGAATGAAAACACAGTTCTTCTAAGGGCTGACTGGACTATGAACATTGGACGTGGGGTAGTAATCCAGGAAAGATGGGTGAAGAAAAACGGCAAATGGCACTTAGAACATGATGATTTTGAGGTTCAGGAGCAGTATTAA
- a CDS encoding cupin domain-containing protein produces MSKSESINGDMSKYVSVDTNQIKWQESPSGSVWRKRLHLVGPAEAGQVTSLVMYEANSDFHAHAHPGGEEILVLGGTFSDERGDFKAGTYLLNPEGYEHTPFSKEGGFIFVKLRQYPGNDRTQIVVDTQNMKWIESLSGIHIKMLYSEHGYAEEVSLQKWDRGASPGEVHYPGGAEILILKGDLKDERGTYGEMSWIRLPEGSVHNPVSPSGCEFYIKRGGVSSLDSL; encoded by the coding sequence ATGAGTAAGTCAGAGTCAATCAACGGTGATATGTCAAAGTACGTTTCTGTAGATACAAACCAAATAAAATGGCAAGAAAGCCCTAGCGGAAGTGTTTGGAGAAAAAGACTTCATCTAGTTGGTCCGGCAGAAGCAGGTCAGGTTACATCACTTGTAATGTACGAAGCAAATTCAGATTTTCATGCACATGCCCACCCTGGGGGTGAGGAAATATTAGTTTTAGGGGGAACATTTTCTGACGAGCGAGGAGATTTTAAGGCAGGTACCTATCTTTTAAACCCTGAGGGTTATGAGCACACACCTTTTTCAAAAGAAGGTGGGTTTATCTTTGTAAAGTTAAGACAGTATCCGGGAAATGACAGAACTCAGATTGTAGTTGATACGCAGAACATGAAATGGATAGAGTCACTTTCGGGAATACATATAAAAATGCTTTACTCAGAACACGGTTACGCTGAGGAGGTTAGCCTACAGAAGTGGGACAGGGGAGCATCCCCCGGAGAGGTGCATTATCCGGGCGGCGCTGAAATACTTATATTGAAAGGCGATCTTAAGGACGAGCGGGGCACTTATGGGGAGATGAGCTGGATCAGGCTTCCTGAAGGATCAGTTCATAACCCAGTCTCTCCATCAGGATGTGAATTCTATATAAAAAGGGGCGGGGTTTCTTCGCTAGATTCGCTTTAA
- a CDS encoding MFS transporter, whose protein sequence is MGTIGKPPTIPRISDSDKKQIAEKKSTGNWVLAATILGASMAYIDGTAVNVALPALQDQLNATIVDMQWIIEAYSLFLASLILVGGALGDRYGRRLIYGVGIALFAIASVLCGMSENVTELIYFRALQGVGGALMIPGSLAIITVFFDESERGKAIGTWGAFSAITTAIGPVLGGWLVEEVSWRWIFFINIPIAAVVLILLFWRVPESKGELAKCKIDYWGALLATLGLGALVYGFIESAALGFDNPIVIGSIVVGVISLIAFVIVENKVEAPMMPLKLFKSKTFSGTNLVTLLMYAPLGGAIFFLPFAMIQIFDYSVTGAGASFLPIIILLFIFSRWSGGLVDKYGAKWPLVIGNLIQGVGYVLFAMFGGSGNYFYTFFPGMFLLGLGLALSVAPLTTAVMNAVPTEFSGTASGINNAVSRVSGLVAIAILGIIMLYLFSNGMDKGMIFHDIPQEVQEAFKGEYIKLADPDMPIGISAEIEYRLIQLIEKSYVSSFNILMYISAVVCVLSAIISWLMVKDEKRYQKENK, encoded by the coding sequence ATGGGAACAATCGGCAAACCTCCTACAATCCCCCGAATATCAGATTCAGATAAAAAGCAAATAGCTGAGAAAAAATCAACAGGTAATTGGGTTCTGGCTGCAACAATACTCGGCGCGAGCATGGCATATATAGACGGGACCGCAGTAAATGTAGCTCTTCCAGCTCTTCAGGATCAACTAAATGCGACAATCGTGGATATGCAGTGGATAATAGAGGCATACTCTCTATTTCTTGCATCTTTAATTCTAGTAGGTGGTGCGCTCGGGGACAGATACGGCAGACGTCTTATATATGGGGTCGGAATTGCACTTTTCGCAATAGCTTCTGTCTTATGCGGTATGTCAGAAAATGTGACTGAGCTAATATACTTCAGAGCTCTTCAAGGAGTGGGCGGAGCGCTTATGATTCCGGGGAGCTTGGCAATAATTACAGTATTCTTTGATGAATCAGAGAGAGGAAAGGCAATAGGAACATGGGGCGCATTCTCTGCTATTACAACTGCAATTGGCCCCGTGCTTGGAGGCTGGTTGGTTGAGGAGGTCTCTTGGCGCTGGATATTTTTCATAAACATCCCAATAGCAGCGGTTGTGTTAATTTTGCTGTTTTGGCGTGTGCCGGAGTCTAAAGGGGAACTCGCAAAATGTAAGATCGATTACTGGGGAGCACTTCTTGCTACCCTTGGCCTAGGAGCATTAGTATATGGATTTATAGAATCTGCTGCGCTAGGTTTTGATAACCCTATTGTGATTGGATCGATTGTAGTCGGCGTAATCTCTCTTATAGCTTTTGTGATTGTGGAAAACAAGGTCGAGGCCCCAATGATGCCTCTTAAACTTTTTAAATCCAAAACTTTCAGCGGTACTAATTTGGTAACTCTTTTAATGTACGCACCTTTGGGTGGAGCTATCTTCTTTCTTCCCTTTGCAATGATACAGATCTTCGATTACTCAGTAACTGGAGCCGGTGCATCGTTTTTGCCAATCATCATATTGCTATTTATTTTTTCCAGGTGGTCTGGAGGGCTGGTCGATAAATACGGCGCTAAATGGCCGCTCGTAATTGGAAATCTTATTCAGGGTGTGGGTTATGTTCTATTTGCTATGTTTGGAGGTAGCGGTAACTACTTCTACACCTTTTTCCCTGGGATGTTTTTGCTTGGTTTAGGCCTTGCCCTAAGCGTGGCGCCTCTTACAACTGCTGTGATGAATGCAGTACCTACTGAGTTTTCAGGCACAGCTTCAGGTATTAATAATGCAGTCTCAAGAGTCTCGGGTCTTGTTGCAATTGCTATATTGGGAATTATTATGCTCTATTTGTTCAGTAACGGAATGGACAAAGGAATGATATTTCATGATATTCCTCAAGAAGTTCAAGAGGCGTTTAAAGGAGAGTACATTAAGCTTGCAGATCCCGATATGCCTATAGGTATATCGGCAGAAATAGAGTATAGGTTAATCCAATTAATAGAAAAATCCTATGTAAGCAGCTTTAATATTCTTATGTATATATCAGCTGTTGTATGTGTGCTGAGCGCCATTATTTCATGGCTTATGGTTAAAGATGAGAAGAGATACCAAAAGGAGAATAAATGA